CTCTCGTCGCAGGTCGGACGGTCGGTCACGGCGAAGACGGTGCCGCTGGTGCCGATGGAGACGACGACGTCGCCGCTGGCGGCGCCGAGGCCGAGCGCCCCTCCCGCGTTGTCGCCCGCGCCCGGTCCGACGACGGTCGAGGCGCCGGCGACCGTGCCGGCGACCGTGCCGGCGCGTTCGGCCGGCCCGAGGACCCTCGGCACGATCGCCGGGTGTCCCAGCGCCAGCTCGAGGAGGTCGAGATCGTAGTCGCCGGTGAACGGGTTCCAGTAGGCCGTGCCGCTCGCGTCGGACCGGTCGGTCACGAGCGCGTCGAGATCGGGCCCGAGCGGGGCCGAACCGGCCGGGCCGTACCCGCGCAGCCGCCAGGTCAGCCAGTCGTGCGGCAGCGCGACGGCGGCGACCCGCGCGGCGTTGCCGGGCTCGTGATCGCGCAGCCAGCGCAGCTTGGCGGCGGTGAAGGAGGCCACGGGAACGGTGCCGGTCCGCCGGGCGTAGGCGGCGGCGCCGACTTCGGCGGCCAGGTCGCGGGCGGCGGCGGCCGACCGCGTGTCGTTCCAGAGCAGGGCGGGCCTGATGACGTGGCCGGCGCCGTCGAGGGCGATGAGGCCGTGCTGCTGCCCGGCGATCGCGAGCGCCGCGACGTCGTCGATGCCGCCCGCGTCGGCGATCGCCGCAACCAGGGCTTCCCACCAGCACGCAGGATCCACCTCGGTGCCTGGCGGGTGGCCGGCCCTGCCCGAGCGGACGAGCCCGCCGGTGGCGACTTCCCGTATCACGACCTTGCAGTTCTGGGTCGATGAATCGACGCCGGCGACCAGTGTCATCACGCGCCCGAGTGTACGGCGGCAGCTCAAAAGAAGGCCGCTGACCAGGCAAAACCAAAATATCATATCATTTTCGAGAAAATCTCACATGTGCATTTACATTGATATTTAAAAGAGAAATCCTGTTTACATTGCTATGAGCCGCTGCAGTAGCCGGGGGGTGCAGTGGACAGTGGATCGACCCAGTAGACGCGACGTCCTCCGTGGCGCCCTGGCCGCAGGGGCCGCGCTGACCTTGGGCGGCTGCGGATCACGCGGCGACGCGCCCAGAACCGCCGGCGGCGACCAGTGGCGCCAGTACCAGGGCACCACCCTGAACTTCATCTCGGAGAACACCGCGCCCACCGCGGCCATCGCCGCCGACATCCGCCCGTTCACCGACCTGACCGGGATCGACGTCAGGATCGTGACGCTCGAGCTGACCGCGCTGGTCCAGCGGGTCGCCCTCGATCTGGCCTCGGGCCGGGCCCAGTACCAGGTCATCTACGCCGACCCCTACCAGGTGCTCGCGCCGTACCAGCGCGGGCTGGTGGACCTGCGGACGCTGCAGGCCGACGCCAACCTGCCCGACCTGCCGGGCGGCGTCGCCGACTTCATCCCCGCCCAGCTGGACGCCGCGGGCCGGTTCGTCGACCGGGGAGCGGTCTACGCCCTGCCGTACGACGCGCCGACGATGATCTGGCAGTACCGGCGCGACCTGTTCGACAAGTACCGCGGCCGCATGGCCGCCGACCTCGGCTTCGATCCCACCCCTGGCGGTGACAGGACGTGGGAGGAGTACTTCCGGATGGCCGAGTGGTTCAACAAGAACGCCACCTCGGACGTCAGGTACGGCACCGGCCACCAGGCCCGCCAGCACGACTCCCTGATGAACGACTTCAGCAACGTGCTGTGGTCCTACGGCGGGACGTACTTCGACGACGGCAAGGAAGTGGGGCGGCTGGGGTCGCGTGACCCGGGCCCGTGCCGGCTCGACTCCGACGCCGCGATCGCAGGCGCGGAGTTCTACCAACGCCTGCTGGGCATCGCCGACCCCGCCTCGAAGACGTGGGACTGGGACGGCGTCGGCGCAGCCTTCCGCGCGGGACGGCTTGCGATGTGCCCCAACTGGCACGAGTTCGCCGCCAGCAACGAGCAGGTGCTGCCGGGAAAGGTCGGCTACGCGGCGCTGCCCAAGGGCCCGGCAGGTACGGCGAACATGTACGGCGGCACGGGCGTGGCGATCAGCGCGAACACGCTGCCCAACGAGCGTGGCGCGGCCTGGCTGTTCCTGGTCTGGTCCACCTCGCCGCAGACCCAGCTCGCCAACCTCAAGAGCAAGGCAGGCGGGGGCACCCCGACCCGCACCTCCGTCTACGAGTTGCCCGAGGTGCGCGCGGCCGAGCAGCGGCCCTCGCAGATGCCCAACATGCTCACGGCCGCCGCCGTACGGCAGGCCTGGCAGGCCGACCGCATCGGCCTGCGCCCCAAGATCCCGATGTGGAACGAGTGCAACACCGCGATCTTCACCCAGCTGTCCCGCATGCTCACCGGCGGCGCGTCGCCGGAGGAGGCGATGCGGTCGATCAAGTCGCGGGTTGACCAGATCGTGGCGCGAGGGTGGGTGGCCTAGATGGCGCATCGCGCGACCTCCTCACCGGTGCTCAGCCGGGCCGCCCGGCCGGAGACGCGCGCCCCCAGGGCGCCGTGGATCGGCTTCGAGGGCCGGATGATGACGCCGGGCCTGATCCTGCTGGCCGCGCTGTCGATCGTGCCGTTCCTCGCGCTGATCGCGATGAGCTTCTCCCGCGTCAGGCTGCTGGGCGGAGTGGCGCTCGACGTGGTGGGCCTCACCAACTGGGTGCGCTTCTTCACCGACGCCGACATGTGGATGTCGTGGCTGCGCACGATCATCTATTTCGTGCTCACGGTCGGCTTCGAGATGGTCCTCGGCATCGGTATCGCGCTGTGCCTGTACCGGGTGCTGCGCGGCCGCAACATCCTGCTCGGCCTGCTGCTGCTGCCGATGTTCGCCGCCCCCTCGATCGTGGGCCTGCTGGGCCGCTACCTCACCGACTCGACCTTCGGCCTCTACGCCTGGGTGCTGCGCTCGCTCGGCTACGCCGGCGACATCCTCGGCAGCCCCACCACCGCCTTCGCGGCGGTCGTGCTGATGGACGTGTGGGAGTGGACGCCGCTGATCGCGCTGATCACGCTCGCGGGCCTGTCGAGCGTGCCGCAGTCGGTGCGGGAGGCGGCCGCCGTCGACGGGGCCGGCGGGTGGATGGCCCTGCGCTACATCATCTTCCCCGCGATCTCGAACGTGCTGCTCGTCGCGCTGCTCATCCGGTCGATGGACGCCATCCGCTACTTCGACATCATCTGGGTCACCACCGGCGGCGGGCCCGCCGACGCGACCAAGATCGTCCCAGTTCGGTTGTACGAGACGGCGTTCCGCTTCTTCGATCTCGGCTACGCCGCGGCGATCGGCCTGGCGATGCTGGCCTTCTCGATCATCATCGCCCGCACGTTCGTCCGGCTGCTGGACGTGAGGGGGTTGACCCGATGAGCACCGTCATCACCGCCCCGCGCAAGGCGCCGCAGTCCCCGCTCGAGGCGAGCAGCCGCCGCTCGCGCTGGGTGGTGGTGCTCCTGCTCGCCCTGGCCCTGCTCTGGACGCTGGTCCCGCTGCTCTGGATGCTGCTGTCGTCGTTCAAGAACCGCGCGGACGTGACCGCCGCCACGCCCCAGCTCCTGTTCGCGCCGACGCTGGACAACTACCGCAACCTGTTCTCCGGACCGAACAACCTCGGTCCCTACATCTGGCACAGCGTGCTCGCCGCCGGGATCTCCGCGCTGCTCGCGGTCTGCCTGGGCGCGCTGGCCGGGTACGGCCTGGCACGGACCCAGATGCGCGGGAAGCGGCACCTGGCCTTCTGGATCATCTCGACCCGCATGGCGCCGATCGCGGCGGTCGTCGTCCCGCTGTTCCTCATCTTCCGCGGACTCGGCCTGATCGACTCCATCCCAGGGCTGGTGCTCGCCTACCTCACCTTCAACCTGCCGTTCGCCATCTGGCTGATGAGCGCGTTCTTCGCCGAGGTTCCGGCCTCGCTGGAGGAGTCGGCGCTGGTGGCCGGCTGCACCCGCTGGCAGGCCTTCTGGACGGTCGTCCTGCCGCTGACCAAGTCGGGGCTGGTGACCACCTTCATCCTGTGCCTCGTCTTCGCCTGGAACGACTACGCGTTCGCCGTGGTCTTCTCCGGGCCGAACTCCCAGACGCTGCCGATCGCCGCCTCCCAGCTGGTGACCCAGACGGGCGTCGACTGGGGCCAGCTCACGGCCATCGGCACGATCGTGGTCGTGCCGATGATGCTCGCCGGCCTCGCCGTACGCCGGTGGCTGGTCACCGGGCTCACCCTCGGCGCGGTCACCGGAGAGTAGGAAGCATGCGCGCAGCCGTACTTCATGGCGTCGGGAAGATCCAGCTGGAGGAGCGGCCGCGGCCCGAGCCGGGCCGCCGCGAGGTGCTCGTGCGGGTCGCCTCGGTCGGCACGTGCGGCTCGGACGTGCACTACTACGAGCACGGCCGGATCGGCGACTTCGTGGTGGAGTCCCCGCTCGTGCTCGGCCACGAGCCGTCGGGGACGGTGGTCGCCACCGGGGACGGCGCCACCCGCCACCGCCCGGGGCAGCGGGTCTCGCTGGAGCCCGGCGTGCCCGACTTCACCTGCCCGCAGTGCCTGGCGGGACGGTACAACCTCTGCCCGCGGATGCGGTTCTTCGGCACCCCTCCGATCGACGGCGCCTTCTGCGAGTACGTCGTCGTGCGCGAGGAGTTCGCCTACGCCGTTCCCGACAGCCTGTCGGACGACGCGGCCGCCCTCATCGAGCCGCTGTCGGTGGGCGTGTGGGCCTGCGGGAAGGCGCGGGTCGGACCCGGCACGCGCGTGCT
This window of the Nonomuraea africana genome carries:
- the xylB gene encoding xylulokinase, with translation MTLVAGVDSSTQNCKVVIREVATGGLVRSGRAGHPPGTEVDPACWWEALVAAIADAGGIDDVAALAIAGQQHGLIALDGAGHVIRPALLWNDTRSAAAARDLAAEVGAAAYARRTGTVPVASFTAAKLRWLRDHEPGNAARVAAVALPHDWLTWRLRGYGPAGSAPLGPDLDALVTDRSDASGTAYWNPFTGDYDLDLLELALGHPAIVPRVLGPAERAGTVAGTVAGASTVVGPGAGDNAGGALGLGAASGDVVVSIGTSGTVFAVTDRPTCDESGTVAGFADASGLFLPLIATLNAARVLDAVAGLLDVDHDGLGRLALEAPPGAHGLVLQPYFEGERTPNLPDATATLFGMTLAATTRPALARAAIEGMLCGLADGLDAVRGQGVASERVLLIGGAAQNAAVQRIAAQTFEPPVVVPEPGEYVADGAAVQAAWVLTGSRPRWPVSIAAEPAPDHQPVIRRQYARYAIGGRLSPPATAP
- a CDS encoding extracellular solute-binding protein, producing the protein MDRPSRRDVLRGALAAGAALTLGGCGSRGDAPRTAGGDQWRQYQGTTLNFISENTAPTAAIAADIRPFTDLTGIDVRIVTLELTALVQRVALDLASGRAQYQVIYADPYQVLAPYQRGLVDLRTLQADANLPDLPGGVADFIPAQLDAAGRFVDRGAVYALPYDAPTMIWQYRRDLFDKYRGRMAADLGFDPTPGGDRTWEEYFRMAEWFNKNATSDVRYGTGHQARQHDSLMNDFSNVLWSYGGTYFDDGKEVGRLGSRDPGPCRLDSDAAIAGAEFYQRLLGIADPASKTWDWDGVGAAFRAGRLAMCPNWHEFAASNEQVLPGKVGYAALPKGPAGTANMYGGTGVAISANTLPNERGAAWLFLVWSTSPQTQLANLKSKAGGGTPTRTSVYELPEVRAAEQRPSQMPNMLTAAAVRQAWQADRIGLRPKIPMWNECNTAIFTQLSRMLTGGASPEEAMRSIKSRVDQIVARGWVA
- a CDS encoding carbohydrate ABC transporter permease, with the protein product MAHRATSSPVLSRAARPETRAPRAPWIGFEGRMMTPGLILLAALSIVPFLALIAMSFSRVRLLGGVALDVVGLTNWVRFFTDADMWMSWLRTIIYFVLTVGFEMVLGIGIALCLYRVLRGRNILLGLLLLPMFAAPSIVGLLGRYLTDSTFGLYAWVLRSLGYAGDILGSPTTAFAAVVLMDVWEWTPLIALITLAGLSSVPQSVREAAAVDGAGGWMALRYIIFPAISNVLLVALLIRSMDAIRYFDIIWVTTGGGPADATKIVPVRLYETAFRFFDLGYAAAIGLAMLAFSIIIARTFVRLLDVRGLTR
- a CDS encoding carbohydrate ABC transporter permease, which produces MSTVITAPRKAPQSPLEASSRRSRWVVVLLLALALLWTLVPLLWMLLSSFKNRADVTAATPQLLFAPTLDNYRNLFSGPNNLGPYIWHSVLAAGISALLAVCLGALAGYGLARTQMRGKRHLAFWIISTRMAPIAAVVVPLFLIFRGLGLIDSIPGLVLAYLTFNLPFAIWLMSAFFAEVPASLEESALVAGCTRWQAFWTVVLPLTKSGLVTTFILCLVFAWNDYAFAVVFSGPNSQTLPIAASQLVTQTGVDWGQLTAIGTIVVVPMMLAGLAVRRWLVTGLTLGAVTGE
- a CDS encoding NAD(P)-dependent alcohol dehydrogenase — protein: MRAAVLHGVGKIQLEERPRPEPGRREVLVRVASVGTCGSDVHYYEHGRIGDFVVESPLVLGHEPSGTVVATGDGATRHRPGQRVSLEPGVPDFTCPQCLAGRYNLCPRMRFFGTPPIDGAFCEYVVVREEFAYAVPDSLSDDAAALIEPLSVGVWACGKARVGPGTRVLVTGAGPVGLLCMQAALAFGATEVVITDVNPARLRLARELGASATLDVRENRLAEAGFDPDVLLECSGHPAAIGEAVRSVARAGRVVLVGMGGDEIPLPLAHVQTRELEVTGTFRYANTWPPAIALAAAGRVQLDALVTGHHGLAEVEQALVAGGRDPEVVKVVVRPQE